A genome region from Hoplias malabaricus isolate fHopMal1 chromosome 8, fHopMal1.hap1, whole genome shotgun sequence includes the following:
- the ucp1 gene encoding mitochondrial brown fat uncoupling protein 1, giving the protein MVGLKPSDVPPPLGVKVLSAGTAACIADLVTFPLDTAKVRLQIQGEKAAVDAAKNIRYRGVFGTISTMVRTEGPRSLYNGLVAGLQRQMAFASIRIGLYDSVKSFYTRGKDNPNIGIRILAGCTTGAMAVSMAQPTDVVKVRFQAQMNLQGVARRYNGTMQAYRQIFHQEGLRGLWKGTLPNITRNALVNCTELVSYDLIKEAILKHRLMSDNLPCHFVSAFGAGFITTVIASPVDVVKTRYMNSPPGQYKSAINCAWTMMTKEGPTAFYKGFVPSFLRLGSWNVVMFVSFEQLKRAMMVSRKKIEATM; this is encoded by the exons atggtgggtctgaagccaTCGGATGTTCCTCCTCCTCTGGGAGTGAAAGTGCTGAGCGCAGGAACGGCCGCCTGCATCGCTGACCTGGTCACATTCCCTCTGGACACTGCAAAAGTTCGGCTACAG ATCCAGGGGGAGAAGGCAGCAGTGGACGCTGCTAAGAATATCCGATACCGGGGTGTGTTTGGGACCATCAGCACCATGGTGCGGACAGAAGGTCCACGATCACTGTATAACGGCCTGGTGGCCGGCCTGCAGAGACAGATGGCCTTCGCCTCCATTCGCATCGGCCTCTACGACAGCGTTAAGAGCTTCTACACGCGAGGCAAAGACA ATCCAAATATAGGAATCCGGATCCTGGCCGGCTGCACCACGGGGGCCATGGCGGTCTCCATGGCGCAGCCCACGGACGTGGTGAAGGTGCGATTTCAGGCACAGATGAACTTGCAGGGAGTTGCCCGCCGCTACAACGGCACCATGCAGGCCTACAGACAGATCTTCCACCAGGAGGGGCTCCGCGGGCTGTGGAAAG GAACGTTACCCAACATCACAAGAAACGCCTTGGTCAACTGCACAGAGCTGGTGTCCTACGATCTGATCAAAGAAGCCATTCTCAAGCACAGGCTgatgtcag ATAACCTGCCATGTCATTTTGTCTCTGCGTTCGGCGCCGGGTTCATCACCACTGTCATCGCCTCCCCTGTGGATGTGGTCAAGACTCGATATATGAACTCTCCCCCTGGTCAGTACAAAAGTGCCATCAACTGCGCCTGGACCATGATGACCAAAGAAGGACCCACTGCCTTCTACAAAGG GTTTGTACCGTCATTCCTCAGACTGGGCTCCTGGAACGTTGTAATGTTTGTCTCATTTGAGCAGCTGAAGAGAGCCATGATGGTCTCCAGGAAGAAGATAGAAGCCACCATGTAG